The bacterium genome includes the window CCTGCGGCGGGCCCGCTGGTTCTCGAGGATCTTCCTGCCGTCGAGTACCTTGGCGGACCGCCTGATCGCGGGCGGCGCGCCCCGGGAACGCCTCTCTGTGGTCGGGGATCTGCGGGTCGAGCATCTCCAGTCTCTCCGCTCCACCGTTCCACGGGCGCGTTCGGGTACACGCGTCGCGCTGCTGCCCGGCAGCCGGCGGTGGATCGTGAGAATCGCCCTCCCCTACATCCTGGAACTCGTCCCCGCCATGCGCGCGCTTCGACCCGACCTCACGTTCTCGCTGATCGCGTCCCCGTTCCTGTCTCGTCAGCACCTCCAGCAGACGCTGGCGAGACAGGGCGTGACCATCGCGGATTCCGGGATCGAGCTCGTGGAACGCGATCATCTGCAGGCCATGGCCCAATGCGATCTGGCGCTGACCTATCCTGGGTCGAACAACGATGAGTTGGCGATCCTTGGGGTCCCGATGCTGGTGGTGTTGCCGCTTGAGCACAAGAGCGAGATCCGCACACCCGGGCTGAGCGAATGGCTGGGGCGCATCCCTGGGCTTGCCAACGTGGTCAAAGCGGTGGTGATCGGCCGCTACCTGCGCCACCACCGCCTGCTCGCGTGGCCCAACCGGCACGCGGGGCGCATGGTGGTTCCCGAACTGGTTGGCCGCCTCACCCCTCAAGAGGTGGCGCGCTGCGCCGTGCAGATGCTCGATGATCGGCCCGGGTTGATGCGCATAGCGCAGGAACTGCGCGCCCTGTACGCCGCTCCCGAGTCTACGGCGATGCGCATGCTCGAGGTCATGGCCCCCTTTCTGGAGCGATCACCAGGGCACCACGCGGCGTGAGCCTCGCGCGGATCCTCTTCGTTAGTAACGGATACGCAGAAGATGTGGGCGCGGCCGCGGTCATCCGCGCGCTCCCCGCGCACGATCTCAAAGTGTCGGCGTACCCCCTGGTGGGCCTCGGCGGCCACTTTCCTCCTGAGGTAGGGTTGCTGAATCCGCGGCGCGACTTTCCGAGTCGTGGTTTTGGGCCGCGGGCGGGATGGGGAAGCTTTCGGGAAGATCTGGCCCGGGGCTTCCTCGGGTTTTGGCGCGCACAATACCGGACACTGCGCGCCCAGCGCGGGCACGCCGATCTCGTCGTGGTCGTGGGGGATGTGTACTGCCTTTGGATGGCGAGTACCGTCGGGGCCCCGACGGTCTTCCTCGTCGGGCCGAAGTCCGAGTATATCGCCCCGCACAGCCGGCTGGAACTCTGGTCGATTCGGCGGCTGGCCCGCGAGGTGTTCGCCCGGGATGAGCTCACGGCTGCGGCGCTGCGGGGTCGGGGGATTCCGGCCACCTACGTCGGATTCTGGCCGATGGACGCGCTCGTATTCACCGGCGAAACCTTCGGCATTCCGCCCGAGAGGCCGGTGATCACCCTGCTTCCCGGCAGCAAGCCGCCGGCGTTCGACAATCTGATCCTGCTGCTGGACGC containing:
- a CDS encoding lipid-A-disaccharide synthase-related protein; this encodes MSLARILFVSNGYAEDVGAAAVIRALPAHDLKVSAYPLVGLGGHFPPEVGLLNPRRDFPSRGFGPRAGWGSFREDLARGFLGFWRAQYRTLRAQRGHADLVVVVGDVYCLWMASTVGAPTVFLVGPKSEYIAPHSRLELWSIRRLAREVFARDELTAAALRGRGIPATYVGFWPMDALVFTGETFGIPPERPVITLLPGSKPPAFDNLILLLDAVNAAAASLGIPPAVIVAWVPELSPARLRNTVTAAGGAWTDPHHFRFGALEVAVTTDRYPDALQRATIVMGMAGGANEHAAGLGKPIVAFPGNGPQFTPLFLEEQQRLLGDALVATPTWQDGARALARLLGDPNERDRRGRAGIERLGGTGAAAVIARRLLERLTLTRLSA